One Salvia miltiorrhiza cultivar Shanhuang (shh) chromosome 6, IMPLAD_Smil_shh, whole genome shotgun sequence genomic window, ACTTCAGGTTTTGGCAATGTTGGAACTTCGGGCTTAGGCAATGTTGGAACCTCAGGCTTAGGCACAACTGGGACCTCAGGTTTTGGCAACATTGGAACCTCTGGCTTAGGCACAGCTGGGACCTCAGGTTTTGGCAATGTTGGAACCTCGGGCTTAGGCAAAGTCGGGACCTCAAGTTTTGGCAATGTTGGAACCTCGGGTTTAGGCACAACCGGGACCTCAGGTTTTGGCAATGTTGGAACCTCGGGCTTGGGCACAGCCGGGACCTCAGGTTTTGGCAATGTTGGAACCTCGGGCTTGGGCACAGCCGGGACCTCAGGTTTTGGCAATGTTGGAACCTCAGGCTTAGGCACAGCGGGCACCTCAGGTTTTGGCATTTCCGGTAGAGCAGGCTTTGGTAGTGGAGGCAATTCAGCCTTTTCTAGTGTTGGCTTAGGCAATGCCGGTACCTCCGGTTTTGGCAGTGTTGGAAGCTCTGGCTTAGGCAAAGTTGGGATCTCAGGTTTTGGCAGTGTTGGTACCTCGGGCTTGGGCAATGTCGGAACCTCAGGTTTTGGCAGTGTTGGAATCTCGGGCTTTGGCAATGTCGGAACCTCAGGTTTTGGCAGTGTTGGAACCTCGGGCTTTGGCAATGCCGGGACCTCAGGTTTTGGCAGTGTTGGAACCTCGGGCTTAGGCAACGATGGCAGCTCAGGTTTGGGTAGTGGAGGTAGCTCTGGCTTTGGTATAGATGGGATTTCGGGCTTGGGAACATCGGGCACAGGTGAGTCGAGGAGACGGCGTGCCTCTGCTTGGCTGGTTATGGATGATAGTGTGATGAGCAAGAACATGAAAAGGGAATGGTGGCGATGAAATGCCATTGGAAATAGCTGAATCAAGAAGGCTTTTTGTTTAAGTGAGATGTTTACTTTGTTGGATTGGATGAGTTATGGAGTTTGGGGGTGCATCACGGTTTATATAGGCATTTGTATGAGGTGGAAACAACACTAGCTTCTTTGGTTGTTGAGAAGAAGAGTGTGTTAGTTCAACTTCCTAATGGCGTtgccttctctctccctcactagtTTCCTCTAAAACTCGTATAAGGCTTATTAAAATACAATTCAAGAGCAGGTTAGGTCACCACTATTTATATTTGAAGAAAGCAGTTTGATTAGTGTGAAgccataatttaaaattggaCTTGATTTAAAACTTGAGCATAGTAGTTATGTGCTGTGACTTTCCAATTTAAGATTGTCTAAGAAACACGTATATATTTAGTAGATTAATATTGGTCATCTGTAGGAAAATGACTTCACCAATTCGTCGGCGGGTTCAAAGAGGTTGGTAAGAAAATCCATTTGACATTTCACAATGaaatcaaaaaaagaaaaaatgtacATATTCTTATACCATACGTACTTAATTTTGGCAACGAGCAGTCCACCAAACTCTATACATTGTCGAATATATAACGTTCAGAACAAATAGTTTTAATGCTTTAATGTTTCAAATTAACTTGTGTTACCGGAAAAGTGTAATAAAACATTTGCAATTATGTCTCCAGCTTGCTGTAATGGAATCTAAATGATCACAAATTCAATTAAGGATTAATTACCGATAAGTACATAAATTATATCCAAATTTTAAACTTTAatcagatttattttttttgttagaaaatatataaatttttaattttttagaatttgACCCGACACTAAAAATTCGTTAATAACTTGATTTTGTTTGAAATTCGATGGACAATTCAAAGGTGCCGTTGGACACATCTTAATAATAGCTCTCTAATGATGCTCGTATTATTGAATTTTGGTCACTGAAAATGCTCGGGAAAAACAATACTAGCATGAAGTTTCATAACATCAATTTTCATGTAATTTTTTGACCACTTTCGATGATCAAAATTCAACACTATAAGTATTATCAGAAAGATAACGTCAAGAGCTATTCAGATTAAGACAATCAAATTATTAGCCGACGAACTTTAGGCTCATggcaaattccaaaaaaaaaatacaaatttatatatttgttgaCCAAA contains:
- the LOC130988084 gene encoding protein PELPK1 isoform X2 produces the protein MAFHRHHSLFMFLLITLSSITSQAEARRLLDSPVPDVPKPEIPSIPKPELPPLPKPELPSLPKPEVPTLPKPEVPALPKPEVPTLPKPEVPTLPKPEIPTLPKPEVPTLPKPEVPTLPKPEIPTLPKPELPTLPKPEVPALPKPTLEKAELPPLPKPALPEMPKPEVPAVPKPEVPTLPKPEVPAVPKPEVPTLPKPEVPAVPKPEVPTLPKPEVPVVPKPEVPTLPKLEVPTLPKPEVPTLPKPEVPAVPKPEVPMLPKPEVPVVPKPEVPTLPKPEVPTLPKPEVPTLPKPEVPTLPKPEVPTLPKPEVPTLPKPELPALPKPTLEKAELPPVLPKSELPKPEVPELPKPQLPELPKPKVPELPKLPELPKPEVPTVPKPEVPTLPKPEVPTVPKPEVPTLPKPEVPTLPKPEVPTLPKPEVPTLPKPTVEKAELPPLPKPELPALPKPEVPELPKPQLPELPKLEMPKLPELPKIPELPKPTMPEGPKSP
- the LOC130988084 gene encoding protein PELPK1 isoform X1; protein product: MAFHRHHSLFMFLLITLSSITSQAEARRLLDSPVPDVPKPEIPSIPKPELPPLPKPELPSLPKPEVPTLPKPEVPALPKPEVPTLPKPEVPTLPKPEIPTLPKPEVPTLPKPEVPTLPKPEIPTLPKPELPTLPKPEVPALPKPTLEKAELPPLPKPALPEMPKPEVPAVPKPEVPTLPKPEVPAVPKPEVPTLPKPEVPAVPKPEVPTLPKPEVPVVPKPEVPTLPKLEVPTLPKPEVPTLPKPEVPAVPKPEVPMLPKPEVPVVPKPEVPTLPKPEVPTLPKPEVPTLPKPEVPTLPKPEVPTLPKPEVPTLPKPELPALPKPTLEKAELPPVLPKSELPKPEVPELPKPQLPELPKPKVPELPKLPELPKPEVPTVPKPEVPTLPKPEVPTVPKPEVPTLPKPEVPTLPKPEVPTLPKPEVPTLPKPEVPTLPKPEVPTLPKPTVEKAELPPLPKPELPALPKPEVPELPKPQLPELPKLEMPKLPELPKIPELPKPTMPEGPKSP